From Crassaminicella indica, one genomic window encodes:
- the ylqF gene encoding ribosome biogenesis GTPase YlqF, producing MQQINWYPGHMKKTKELIQQNLKLVDVVIELLDARVPISTRNPQIDKIIVGKPRVIVLNKSDLANSRVTHEWIKYFKESGINAIPVNSLTGAGLDKLMTEVHNAAKDKMDERIKKGMRVRPVRAMIVGVPNVGKSSIINRLTGKKSAKTGDRPGVTRGKQWVRLKGNIELLDTPGILWPKFEDQNVGLKLAFTGSIKDEILDIETIALRLIEYLCEKYPEYMKERYKLKDIEEDGLMNMENIAKNRGCIISGGRIDYTRVAKVVIDEFRSGKIGKITLETPDDLSTMEE from the coding sequence ATGCAACAGATTAACTGGTATCCAGGACATATGAAAAAAACAAAAGAGCTGATTCAACAAAATTTGAAATTGGTGGATGTGGTGATTGAATTATTAGATGCTAGGGTTCCTATTAGCACTAGAAATCCTCAAATTGATAAGATAATAGTAGGTAAACCTAGAGTTATTGTTTTAAACAAGAGCGATTTAGCAAATTCGAGGGTTACCCATGAGTGGATAAAATATTTTAAAGAAAGTGGCATAAATGCTATTCCAGTTAATTCATTAACTGGTGCAGGATTAGATAAATTAATGACAGAGGTGCATAATGCTGCTAAGGATAAAATGGATGAGAGAATAAAAAAGGGGATGCGTGTAAGACCTGTAAGAGCTATGATTGTAGGAGTTCCTAATGTAGGTAAATCTTCTATTATTAATAGATTAACAGGTAAGAAAAGTGCTAAAACAGGTGATAGACCGGGTGTAACAAGAGGAAAACAGTGGGTTAGATTGAAAGGAAATATTGAATTATTGGATACTCCTGGAATTTTATGGCCTAAATTTGAAGATCAAAATGTAGGGCTAAAGCTTGCTTTTACTGGTTCTATCAAAGATGAAATCCTTGATATAGAGACTATTGCATTAAGACTTATCGAATATCTTTGTGAGAAATATCCTGAATATATGAAGGAAAGATATAAATTGAAAGACATTGAAGAAGATGGACTAATGAATATGGAAAACATAGCGAAAAATAGAGGATGTATTATTTCAGGTGGTAGAATTGATTATACAAGGGTAGCAAAGGTAGTGATAGATGAATTTAGAAGTGGGAAAATAGGAAAGATTACCTTAGAAACACCTGATGATTTAAGCACTATGGAAGAATAG
- a CDS encoding Rne/Rng family ribonuclease: MNEIIVNSSLSQTRVALLEDKELVELYIERENSKRTVGNIYKGRVTNVLPGMQAAFVDIGCEKNAFLFVKDAIPPEMSGSKEVSIRDVVKNGQEIIVQVIKESIGTKGARVTTHLTLPGRYLVLMPYIDYIGISRRINDEEERDRLRNILEELKPSNMGIIVRTAGEGKTEKELKEDLKFLLKLWQKIDKEKHLGFAPRVIYKDLDLIHRTIRDMFTGNIDKFVINDKEKYNSIIDLVELIAPHLRNRVEFFEMDMDIFDYYRIEKMIYEAIGRKVWLKSGGYIIIDQTEALTVIDVNTGKYVGSIDLEDTVLRTNKEAAIEIAKQLRLRDIGGIIIVDFIDMNNDGAEREVLEVLEKALEKDKTKTNVLGITQLGLLEMTRKKIRGRIGSIMQRKCPYCDGTGNVLSEYTVIQNIEKEVRRIAVHTNAQAVLIEVNPSVEALLKADGNRFVHELEEISNIKIFIEGVDHIHNNHLNVKAMGKIEKIESIIAEKNNDFRKKE; encoded by the coding sequence ATGAATGAAATCATAGTCAATTCCAGTTTAAGCCAGACACGTGTTGCTTTGCTTGAGGATAAAGAGCTGGTAGAATTATATATTGAAAGAGAAAACAGTAAAAGAACTGTAGGAAATATTTACAAAGGACGAGTAACAAATGTATTACCAGGAATGCAAGCTGCTTTTGTTGATATTGGATGTGAAAAAAATGCTTTTTTATTTGTAAAGGATGCAATACCACCTGAAATGTCAGGGAGTAAAGAGGTATCTATAAGAGATGTGGTTAAAAATGGACAAGAAATTATTGTACAAGTCATTAAAGAGTCTATAGGCACAAAAGGGGCTAGAGTAACAACTCATTTAACTCTTCCAGGAAGATATTTAGTATTAATGCCTTATATAGATTATATAGGTATTTCTAGAAGAATTAATGATGAAGAGGAAAGAGATAGATTAAGGAATATACTTGAAGAGTTAAAACCAAGTAATATGGGGATTATTGTTAGAACGGCAGGCGAAGGAAAAACAGAAAAAGAATTAAAAGAAGACTTGAAATTTCTATTAAAATTATGGCAAAAAATTGATAAAGAAAAGCATCTAGGCTTTGCTCCAAGAGTGATTTATAAGGATTTAGATTTGATCCATAGAACCATAAGAGATATGTTTACAGGCAATATAGATAAATTTGTTATTAATGATAAAGAAAAATATAACAGTATAATTGATCTTGTCGAGCTTATTGCACCTCACTTAAGAAATAGAGTAGAGTTTTTTGAAATGGATATGGATATATTTGATTACTATCGTATAGAAAAAATGATTTATGAGGCAATAGGAAGGAAAGTTTGGCTGAAAAGTGGTGGTTATATTATAATAGATCAAACAGAAGCATTGACTGTGATTGATGTTAATACAGGGAAATATGTGGGCAGTATTGATTTAGAAGATACTGTTTTAAGGACAAATAAAGAAGCTGCGATAGAAATTGCTAAACAACTGAGATTGCGTGATATTGGTGGGATTATTATTGTAGACTTTATAGATATGAATAACGATGGTGCAGAAAGGGAAGTATTAGAAGTATTAGAAAAAGCACTTGAGAAGGATAAGACCAAAACAAATGTTTTAGGAATAACACAACTAGGGTTACTGGAAATGACTAGAAAAAAAATTAGAGGAAGAATAGGTTCAATTATGCAAAGAAAGTGTCCTTATTGTGATGGAACAGGAAATGTACTATCAGAATATACAGTGATTCAAAATATTGAGAAGGAAGTAAGAAGAATTGCTGTACATACAAATGCTCAAGCTGTACTCATTGAAGTAAATCCTTCTGTAGAAGCTTTGCTTAAGGCAGATGGAAATCGGTTTGTTCATGAATTAGAGGAAATTTCAAATATAAAAATATTCATAGAGGGTGTAGATCATATTCATAACAATCATTTAAATGTAAAGGCTATGGGGAAGATAGAGAAAATCGAAAGTATAATAGCAGAAAAAAATAATGACTTTAGAAAAAAAGAGTAA
- a CDS encoding ribonuclease HII, protein MNFQNISVKEINSYIEKLKIEDYDKYIPLLKNDKRESVKKLGKKLEKKYIKLLCEKERVQKLWYYENRLTDVGYKIIAGIDEAGRGPLAGPVVAAAVILPQNLFIEGINDSKKLSLKKREEIFKIITEKACSIGIGIIDNETIDRVNILNATKMAMKRAVQKLSLTPQYLLIDAVKLTDINIKQTGINKGDSLSISIAAASIVAKVARDKIMDRFHHIYPQYGFINHKGYGTKEHYKNIEKYGLSPIHRKSFLKNIIGDSKNENQSFKL, encoded by the coding sequence ATGAATTTTCAAAACATAAGTGTAAAGGAAATTAATAGCTATATTGAGAAATTAAAGATAGAAGACTATGATAAGTACATACCATTATTAAAAAATGATAAAAGAGAATCAGTTAAAAAATTAGGAAAAAAATTAGAAAAAAAGTATATAAAGCTTTTATGTGAAAAAGAAAGAGTTCAAAAATTATGGTATTATGAAAATAGATTAACAGATGTTGGATATAAAATAATTGCTGGTATTGACGAAGCAGGAAGAGGACCACTTGCAGGACCTGTAGTAGCAGCTGCAGTTATTCTGCCGCAAAATTTGTTTATAGAAGGAATTAATGATTCAAAGAAACTATCTTTGAAGAAAAGAGAAGAAATTTTTAAAATTATTACTGAGAAAGCATGCAGTATTGGTATAGGAATAATAGATAATGAAACAATTGATAGAGTAAATATATTAAATGCAACGAAGATGGCTATGAAAAGAGCTGTGCAAAAACTTTCTCTAACTCCTCAATATTTATTAATAGATGCAGTGAAATTGACCGATATAAATATAAAGCAGACTGGAATAAATAAAGGAGATAGTTTAAGTATATCTATTGCGGCAGCATCTATTGTAGCTAAGGTAGCAAGGGATAAAATAATGGATAGATTTCATCATATATATCCTCAATATGGCTTTATCAATCATAAAGGTTATGGGACGAAAGAACATTATAAAAATATTGAAAAATATGGACTATCTCCGATTCACAGAAAATCTTTTTTAAAAAATATAATAGGTGATAGTAAAAATGAAAATCAATCCTTTAAATTATAA
- a CDS encoding EscU/YscU/HrcU family type III secretion system export apparatus switch protein, giving the protein MKNKEIAVAIKYDQEKNAAPAVIAKGEGHIAKKIKEIATEMNIPTYKDEKLVKQLNNLAIGEEIPPELYQVVAEILAFIIRLDTKGET; this is encoded by the coding sequence ATGAAAAATAAGGAAATAGCAGTAGCCATAAAATATGACCAAGAAAAAAATGCCGCACCTGCTGTTATTGCAAAAGGAGAAGGACATATTGCAAAAAAAATAAAAGAAATTGCTACAGAAATGAATATTCCTACTTATAAAGATGAAAAGCTTGTAAAACAATTAAATAATCTAGCTATTGGAGAAGAAATACCACCAGAATTATATCAGGTAGTTGCAGAAATATTAGCTTTTATTATACGATTAGATACAAAAGGAGAGACCTAA
- the rplS gene encoding 50S ribosomal protein L19 yields MDIIKAIEQEQLKTDIPEFNVGDTVKVHLKIKEGNRERIQVFEGFVLKRQNGGARETFTVRRISYGVGVERTLPLHSPKIEKIEVIRKGKVRRAKLNYIRKLRGKAAKIKEKKF; encoded by the coding sequence ATGGACATCATAAAAGCAATTGAACAAGAACAGCTTAAAACTGATATTCCGGAATTTAATGTTGGTGATACAGTAAAAGTACACTTAAAGATTAAAGAAGGAAACAGAGAAAGAATTCAGGTATTTGAAGGTTTTGTACTTAAAAGACAAAACGGTGGAGCAAGAGAAACTTTCACAGTAAGAAGAATTTCTTATGGAGTTGGAGTTGAAAGAACTTTACCATTACATTCACCAAAAATTGAAAAAATTGAAGTGATTAGAAAAGGAAAAGTTAGAAGAGCTAAGCTTAACTACATTCGTAAGTTAAGAGGAAAAGCAGCGAAAATTAAAGAGAAGAAGTTTTAA
- a CDS encoding M50 family metallopeptidase, translating into MRLMRVYGVDIKVNVLLCIIFFIFFIFGYIENLIISFLVVLLHEGAHVFVAKLFGYRIDKVEIFPFGGVAAIEENLVMYPKHEIIIAASGPIFNFIIVFISYNMLGSLYASFDGFVFFVYANLMIGLFNLLPVIPLDGGRMIRAYLAYLIGFKKATNIVVILSKGISCLLFLWGCYMIKFNKLNIYLPLLAIFLYTAAHKEQSIAAFIFIKEIAQKKQHLLCNGVLSTKYLTAVKSVSVKDVMNQFVPRKYHIITVVDTRCNVIGVLTENDIFNGMVQYGLNASLEKLLMGK; encoded by the coding sequence ATGAGGCTGATGAGGGTATATGGAGTAGACATTAAGGTGAATGTGCTTTTATGTATTATTTTTTTCATATTTTTTATATTTGGGTATATTGAAAATTTAATAATTTCTTTTTTAGTAGTGCTACTCCATGAAGGGGCTCATGTATTTGTTGCAAAATTATTTGGATATAGAATAGACAAAGTGGAAATTTTCCCCTTTGGAGGTGTTGCAGCAATTGAAGAAAACCTTGTGATGTATCCTAAACACGAAATTATAATTGCTGCATCTGGACCTATTTTTAATTTTATTATAGTGTTTATAAGTTATAATATGTTAGGTAGCTTGTATGCATCTTTTGATGGATTTGTTTTTTTTGTGTATGCTAATCTAATGATTGGTCTATTTAATTTACTTCCTGTGATTCCTTTAGATGGAGGAAGAATGATAAGAGCATATTTAGCCTATTTAATAGGATTTAAGAAGGCAACAAATATAGTTGTGATTTTATCTAAGGGTATAAGCTGTCTGCTATTTTTATGGGGATGCTATATGATTAAGTTCAATAAGCTGAATATATATTTACCTTTATTAGCTATATTTTTGTATACAGCTGCTCATAAAGAGCAAAGCATAGCAGCTTTTATTTTTATTAAAGAGATTGCACAAAAAAAGCAGCATTTATTATGTAATGGGGTATTAAGTACAAAATACCTAACAGCAGTAAAAAGTGTGTCTGTAAAGGATGTGATGAATCAGTTTGTTCCAAGAAAGTATCATATTATTACTGTCGTAGATACACGATGTAATGTTATTGGTGTATTAACAGAAAACGATATATTTAATGGGATGGTTCAATATGGACTAAATGCTTCTTTAGAAAAGTTGTTAATGGGAAAGTAA
- a CDS encoding TIGR03960 family B12-binding radical SAM protein: protein MNKAVLEDLLFQVEKPARYIGREINSVNKSLDKVKVRFGFAFPDIYEVGMSHLGMHILYNLLNNQEDIYCERIFSPWVDMEEQLRQRNISLFTLETHTPIVELDFIGFTLQYELSYTNVLNILNLGNIPIKREDRQQEHPFVIAGGPCVYNPEVLADVVDIFILGEGEELLLEIMDRYKEWKGSGKDKKEFLEYIADIKGVYIPSFYDLEYDEEGNIKAFIPKKESYPRTISKRIIKNLDDIYYPDKVIVPFINVVHERAMVEIFRGCTRGCRFCQAGIIYRPVRERSLYKVKELAHELIKNTGYEELSLASLSTSDYSEIIPLIRHLIDEYAGKKIGLSLPSLRLDKFPLEVLEEIQKVRKTGLTFAPEAGTQRLRDVINKGITEKDLIDACENAFSLGWNNVKLYFMIGLPTETYEDLDGIVDLAKKVVDAYYRTPKEKRGKGLNVTISTSNFVPKPFTAFQWHPQDTIEKLKEKQKYLKEKLRHKNIKYNYHDAKTSFLEAVFARGDRRLGKALIKGWENGCKFDGWGDFFEYDKWMKTFEECNIDPAFYANRERSYEEILPWDFIDIGVTKKFLIRENEKAKKGDLTHDCRISCTGCGMNHSLIGGDVCNV, encoded by the coding sequence ATGAACAAGGCAGTCTTAGAAGACTTATTATTTCAAGTTGAAAAACCTGCAAGATACATAGGCAGGGAAATTAATTCAGTAAATAAATCACTAGATAAAGTTAAGGTGAGATTTGGATTTGCATTTCCAGATATATATGAAGTGGGAATGTCCCATTTAGGAATGCATATTTTATATAATTTGCTCAATAATCAAGAGGATATATACTGTGAAAGAATATTTTCGCCATGGGTTGATATGGAAGAACAATTAAGACAAAGAAATATATCTCTTTTTACGCTAGAAACACATACGCCTATAGTAGAGTTAGATTTTATTGGATTTACACTGCAATATGAACTAAGCTATACAAATGTGTTAAACATATTAAACTTAGGAAATATACCTATAAAAAGAGAAGATAGACAACAAGAGCATCCATTTGTTATTGCTGGAGGACCATGTGTATACAATCCAGAGGTTCTTGCAGATGTGGTAGATATATTTATTTTAGGTGAAGGAGAAGAATTATTATTAGAAATAATGGATCGCTATAAAGAATGGAAGGGCTCAGGAAAGGATAAAAAAGAGTTTTTAGAGTATATTGCCGATATTAAAGGCGTATATATTCCATCCTTTTATGATTTAGAATATGATGAGGAGGGTAACATAAAAGCTTTTATACCTAAGAAGGAATCTTATCCTAGAACTATCTCTAAAAGAATTATTAAGAATTTAGATGATATTTACTATCCTGATAAAGTAATTGTTCCATTTATCAATGTAGTTCACGAACGTGCTATGGTAGAAATATTTAGAGGATGTACACGAGGATGTAGATTTTGTCAAGCAGGAATTATCTATAGACCTGTTAGAGAAAGATCACTGTATAAAGTGAAAGAATTAGCGCATGAGTTGATTAAAAATACTGGATATGAAGAATTGTCTTTGGCATCACTTAGTACAAGTGATTATTCGGAAATAATACCTTTGATAAGGCACTTGATAGATGAATATGCAGGCAAGAAGATAGGTTTATCTTTACCTTCTTTAAGATTAGATAAATTTCCATTAGAGGTGCTTGAAGAAATTCAAAAGGTTAGAAAAACTGGGCTTACATTTGCTCCAGAGGCAGGAACACAAAGGCTTAGAGATGTGATTAACAAAGGTATTACAGAAAAGGATTTAATCGATGCTTGTGAGAATGCTTTTTCACTTGGATGGAACAATGTAAAGCTTTACTTTATGATTGGTCTACCAACTGAAACTTATGAAGATTTAGATGGGATTGTAGACCTTGCAAAAAAGGTTGTTGATGCATATTATCGTACACCTAAAGAAAAAAGAGGAAAAGGATTAAATGTTACTATTAGTACATCTAATTTTGTACCAAAGCCTTTTACAGCTTTTCAGTGGCATCCACAGGATACGATTGAAAAATTAAAAGAAAAACAAAAATATTTAAAGGAAAAGTTAAGACATAAAAATATAAAATATAATTATCATGATGCAAAAACAAGCTTTTTAGAGGCTGTATTTGCTAGAGGAGATAGAAGATTAGGAAAAGCATTAATAAAAGGATGGGAAAATGGATGTAAATTTGATGGATGGGGAGACTTTTTTGAATATGATAAATGGATGAAAACCTTTGAAGAATGTAATATAGATCCAGCATTTTATGCGAACAGGGAGCGTTCTTATGAAGAAATATTGCCATGGGATTTTATTGATATAGGAGTAACAAAAAAATTTTTAATCAGAGAAAATGAAAAAGCAAAAAAAGGTGATTTGACACATGATTGTAGAATAAGCTGTACAGGTTGTGGTATGAATCATAGTTTGATAGGTGGTGATGTATGCAATGTATAA
- a CDS encoding hybrid sensor histidine kinase/response regulator, which produces MNNLRKPKILIADDSQLNLRIIGDVIKNSGYEPILVSQGNEVLKYVRVEKPDLILLDIIMPKMDGYEVCEILKKDTRTEDIPIIFLTGQSRIEDVAKGFEVGAVDYINKPFHEVELIARVKTHLQLKKLHDKLKKSNEQLQKINMELLKANEIIQYNKLQTEFFANISHEFRTPLNLIFSTIQLFELCMQDHLDIKENKYIKIMKQNCYRLLRLVNNLIDITKIDSGYFEIDLQNHNIVDIVENITLSISEYIERNDLKLIFDTDVEEKIIACDVDKIERIILNLLSNAIKFTKSGGNIIVKIYDKKEKVVISVKDTGKGIPKDKIDTIFERFMQIDKSLSRKREGSGIGLSLVKALVEMHGGEIFVKSEYGKGTEFIIELPAKVLPIEDEAIKKDDGYNEHNYIESINIEFSDIYSIC; this is translated from the coding sequence ATGAATAATTTAAGAAAACCAAAAATATTAATTGCAGACGATAGCCAATTAAATCTTCGAATTATTGGAGATGTGATTAAAAACAGTGGGTATGAGCCAATTTTAGTATCACAAGGGAATGAGGTACTCAAATATGTTAGAGTAGAAAAACCAGATCTTATTTTATTGGATATCATAATGCCTAAAATGGACGGTTATGAAGTTTGTGAAATATTAAAGAAGGATACGAGGACTGAGGATATCCCTATAATTTTTCTCACAGGGCAGTCAAGAATTGAAGATGTGGCAAAGGGATTTGAAGTAGGGGCTGTGGATTATATCAATAAGCCATTTCATGAAGTAGAATTAATTGCTAGGGTGAAGACGCATCTACAACTAAAAAAATTACATGACAAACTAAAAAAAAGCAATGAACAATTACAAAAAATAAATATGGAATTGCTTAAAGCAAATGAGATCATTCAGTATAATAAATTACAAACAGAATTTTTTGCTAATATTTCCCATGAATTTAGAACGCCTTTAAATTTAATTTTTAGCACTATACAGCTATTTGAATTGTGTATGCAGGATCATTTAGATATTAAAGAAAATAAATATATAAAGATTATGAAACAAAATTGTTATCGTCTTTTAAGATTGGTAAATAATTTAATTGATATTACTAAAATTGATTCAGGTTATTTTGAAATCGATCTACAAAATCATAATATTGTAGATATTGTTGAAAATATTACATTATCTATTTCAGAATATATAGAGCGCAATGATTTGAAGCTAATATTTGATACAGATGTAGAAGAAAAGATAATAGCTTGTGATGTAGATAAGATTGAAAGAATAATACTGAATCTTTTATCAAATGCTATAAAATTTACAAAATCAGGTGGAAATATTATTGTGAAAATATATGATAAAAAGGAAAAAGTTGTTATATCTGTTAAGGATACAGGGAAAGGTATTCCTAAAGATAAAATAGATACTATTTTTGAAAGATTTATGCAGATTGATAAATCTTTATCTAGAAAAAGAGAAGGAAGCGGTATTGGTTTATCACTTGTTAAAGCTCTTGTTGAAATGCATGGTGGAGAAATTTTTGTTAAAAGTGAATATGGTAAAGGAACAGAATTTATTATAGAGCTTCCTGCTAAAGTATTACCTATAGAAGATGAAGCTATAAAAAAAGATGATGGTTATAATGAACATAATTATATAGAGAGTATAAATATTGAGTTTTCAGATATATATTCAATATGTTAG
- the ftsH gene encoding ATP-dependent zinc metalloprotease FtsH: MIVFILVLLSSIAYFKFYNTEETINLSYNQFMEKMKAGEVKIVYLLDEPKLKGILKDGTSFSTDNPRTENFKEMLLINNISVEENKVNIMLTNVIGFIGVIIAFGAMGIFLSNQSSKQTSREFSKMSSIEAVDQGDIKVTFANVAGNDEAKENIMDLVDFLRNPEKYAKYGARIPRGVILYGPPGTGKTLLAKALAGEANVPFFAVSGSDFVQIYAGLGAGRIRSLFKKAREKGKCVIFIDEIDALGKKRDGLNGNDESDRTLNALLTEMSGFHENEGIIVIAATNRLDTLDEALLRPGRFDRQVEVGLPDVNARYKILKLYSNTKPLGKNIDLERIAQETVYFSGAQLENLMNESAILAAKVNAEYIDKKHIEKAFYKVIAGEEKKDRSTISENDRKITAYHEAGHALITKLIAPFNRVTKVTIIPSTKGAGGFSMNIPPDKMYRTKKDMMDHIKIALAGRVAEEMIFGEENITTGASNDIEKATKIIVSMIKQFGMNKKMGMLNYEMLQGNKGAGLDAEIIKEARLFMEELYHDTKKIMHENIEQLEMLARELLKKETLNEEEIDNIIKSSKLYNGESIAYDR, translated from the coding sequence ATGATTGTTTTTATATTAGTGTTGCTTTCAAGCATAGCTTATTTTAAGTTTTATAATACAGAAGAAACAATAAATTTATCTTATAATCAGTTTATGGAAAAAATGAAAGCAGGAGAAGTAAAAATAGTCTATCTCTTAGATGAGCCTAAATTAAAGGGAATATTAAAAGATGGAACGAGTTTTTCAACTGATAATCCAAGAACAGAAAATTTTAAAGAAATGCTTTTAATTAATAATATTTCTGTAGAAGAAAATAAAGTAAATATAATGCTGACAAATGTTATTGGTTTTATTGGAGTTATTATAGCATTTGGAGCTATGGGTATATTTTTATCTAATCAGTCTTCTAAACAGACGTCAAGAGAATTTTCTAAGATGTCAAGTATTGAAGCAGTAGATCAAGGAGATATAAAAGTTACCTTTGCAAATGTAGCAGGAAATGATGAAGCAAAGGAAAATATAATGGATTTAGTAGATTTTTTAAGGAATCCAGAAAAGTATGCAAAATATGGAGCAAGAATCCCTAGAGGAGTTATTCTTTATGGACCTCCAGGAACAGGAAAAACGCTACTTGCAAAAGCGTTAGCTGGAGAAGCAAACGTTCCTTTTTTTGCTGTATCTGGTTCAGATTTTGTACAAATTTATGCTGGCTTAGGTGCAGGAAGAATAAGAAGCTTATTTAAAAAGGCAAGAGAAAAGGGAAAATGTGTAATTTTTATTGATGAAATTGATGCATTAGGAAAAAAAAGAGATGGTCTTAATGGAAATGATGAGTCAGATAGAACATTAAATGCATTATTGACAGAAATGTCAGGCTTTCATGAAAATGAAGGAATTATAGTGATTGCAGCAACTAACAGATTAGATACTCTTGATGAAGCATTACTTCGTCCAGGTAGATTTGATAGACAAGTTGAAGTGGGATTGCCTGATGTGAATGCAAGATATAAGATTTTAAAATTGTATAGTAACACAAAGCCTTTAGGGAAAAATATAGACCTAGAAAGGATAGCACAAGAGACAGTTTATTTTAGTGGGGCGCAATTAGAAAATTTAATGAATGAATCAGCTATTTTAGCAGCTAAGGTAAATGCAGAATATATTGATAAAAAACATATTGAAAAAGCTTTTTATAAAGTGATAGCAGGCGAAGAGAAGAAAGATAGAAGTACAATTTCTGAGAATGATCGAAAAATTACTGCATACCATGAGGCTGGACATGCTTTAATAACAAAATTAATTGCTCCTTTTAATAGAGTAACGAAAGTTACTATTATTCCAAGTACAAAAGGAGCAGGTGGATTTAGTATGAATATACCACCAGATAAAATGTACAGAACGAAAAAAGATATGATGGATCATATAAAAATTGCATTAGCTGGTAGAGTAGCAGAAGAAATGATTTTTGGAGAAGAAAATATTACTACTGGTGCAAGCAATGACATAGAAAAAGCAACAAAAATTATTGTATCTATGATTAAGCAATTTGGCATGAATAAAAAAATGGGTATGTTAAATTATGAGATGCTTCAAGGGAATAAAGGTGCAGGGCTTGATGCTGAAATTATAAAAGAAGCAAGACTTTTTATGGAAGAATTATATCATGATACAAAAAAAATTATGCATGAAAACATAGAACAGTTAGAAATGCTTGCAAGGGAACTTCTTAAAAAAGAGACATTAAATGAGGAAGAAATTGATAATATAATAAAATCGTCCAAACTTTATAATGGAGAAAGCATTGCATATGATAGATAA
- a CDS encoding TIGR03936 family radical SAM-associated protein yields MYKVRMRFSKKDFMIFISHLDLARVMERALRRADVPLCFTQGFNPHPKISFATALALGVSSDGEYVDIEIEEKIDLNILKEKINKELPEGIHIIQCQYIDVKSKPLMAVIEYSTYIVRCVLADDVNEDKLNALIKDFMKNKEIIIHKIVKKKNKTREKEINIRPFIRNLELLNKEDCNCIFKMTLATGSKGNLKPEVLIEQLKDRMKISILLDSIRVHRLGLYSIKDERLIEPLEIGR; encoded by the coding sequence ATGTATAAAGTAAGAATGAGATTTAGTAAAAAGGATTTTATGATATTTATTTCTCATTTAGATCTAGCAAGAGTAATGGAAAGAGCTTTAAGAAGAGCAGATGTACCTCTTTGCTTTACACAAGGATTTAATCCTCATCCGAAGATATCTTTTGCTACAGCACTAGCTTTAGGGGTTTCTAGTGATGGAGAATATGTAGACATAGAGATTGAAGAAAAAATAGATCTAAATATTTTAAAAGAAAAGATAAACAAGGAATTGCCAGAAGGGATTCATATTATTCAATGTCAATACATAGATGTAAAAAGTAAACCTCTTATGGCTGTTATTGAATATTCTACTTATATTGTAAGATGTGTTTTAGCAGATGATGTAAATGAGGATAAATTAAATGCTTTGATAAAAGATTTTATGAAAAACAAAGAAATTATCATACATAAAATAGTGAAGAAAAAAAACAAAACGAGAGAAAAAGAAATCAATATCAGACCGTTTATTAGAAATTTAGAATTGCTAAATAAAGAAGATTGCAATTGTATATTTAAAATGACTCTAGCTACAGGTAGCAAAGGGAATTTAAAACCTGAAGTGCTGATCGAGCAGCTAAAGGATAGAATGAAAATATCTATATTGTTAGATAGTATTAGAGTTCATAGATTGGGTTTATATAGTATAAAAGATGAAAGACTCATTGAACCTTTAGAGATTGGCAGGTAG